The Antedon mediterranea chromosome 7, ecAntMedi1.1, whole genome shotgun sequence genome has a segment encoding these proteins:
- the LOC140053935 gene encoding microfibrillar-associated protein 1-like — protein MSNTTQKMSLIQSTAGAVPVKNEKGQVSMQKVKVKRYVSGKRPDYAPDSSDEEDEDMEVPFSRQQRKAPVHVNRSMADEDDPRLRRLKEHRQEMEDDDEDDRMARHRHIMEPEVVDEESDEEMDRGQDSDDDVGRRVRIRPDEESSSDDEELEEDEIERRRALMRERAQLRAREQQQEELLEVEDEGSEKEEMMSESSEYESYSDSEDETGPRLKPVFVAKKDRVTVQEREAEALKVKELEIKAKKLAEERKLESLRIIESDARRELEESVNANKDALDLMAIVTDDENDEEEYEAWKVRELKRLKREKEEKDQREKEQLEIERLRNMTEEERRKELHNNPKTITNKSEKGRYKFLQKYYHRGAFFMDEEENMFKRDFSKATLDDHFDKTVLPKVMQVKNFGRSGRTKYTHLLDQDTTQFDSPWNSDNVIGRKFQNLAGGMKQGFEKPTSNNKSSKS, from the exons ACCTGACTATGCGCCAGACTCTAGTGATGAGGAAGATGAAGATATGGAAGTGCCATTCAGTCGGCAACAGCGTAAAGCACCTGTGCACGTCAACAGATCGATGGCAGATGAGGACGATCCACGTTTACGGAGATTAAAAGAACACAGACAGGAAatggaagatgatgatgaagacgaCCG AATGGCAAGGCATAGACACATAATGGAACCAGAAGTTGTAGATGAAGAAAGTGATGAAGAAATGGACAGAGGCCAAGACAGCGATGATGATGTTGGACGTCGAGTTCGAATCAGACCGGACGAAGAGAGCAGTTCTGATGACGAAGAGCTGGAAGAAGATGAAATTGAAAGGCGAAGGGCTTTGATGAGGGAGCGTGCTCAGCTTAGAGCACGAGAACAGCAGCAGGAAGAGCTGCTAGAGGTTGAAGACGAAGGGTCAGAGAAAGAGGAAATGATGTCAGAATCTTCAGAATATGAATCTTATTCTGATTCTGAAGATGAGACAGGACCGAGGTTGAAGCCTGTCTTTGTTGCAAA AAAAGATCGTGTAACAGTGCAAGAACGTGAAGCTGAAGCACTGAAAGTGAAGGAATTAGAAATAAAAGCAAAGAAACTAGCAGAAGAAAGAAAGCTAGAATCATTAAGG ATAATTGAGAGTGATGCTCGGAGGGAACTAGAGGAATCGGTAAATGCCAACAAAGATGCATTAGACCTAATGGCAATTGTTACAGATGATGAGAACGACGAGGAAGAATATGAAGCATGGAAAGTGAGGGAATTAAAAAGGTTAAAACGAGAGAAGGAAGAGAAAGACCA GAGAGAAAAGGAGCAACTAGAAATTGAAAGGTTAAGAAACATGACAGAAGAAGAAAGGAGGAAAGAGCTGCATAATAATCCTAAAACTATTACAAATAAATCCGAGAAAGGTCGATACAAGTTTCTACAGAAGTACTATCACCGTGGTGCTTTCTTTATG gaTGAAGAGGAGAATATGTTCAAGAGGGACTTTTCAAAGGCAACATTAGATGACCACTTTGACAAGACTGTTTTACCAAAGGTTATGCAG GTTAAAAACTTTGGTCGATCTGGAAGGACAAAGTATACACATTTACTAGACCAAGATACAACACAGTTTGATTCTCCTTGGAACTCGGACAATGTCATCGGTAGGAAATTCCAGAATCTAGCAGGTGGAATGAAACAAGGATTTGAAAAACCAACTAGCAATAACAAATCCAGCAAATCATGA